The following nucleotide sequence is from Barnesiella viscericola DSM 18177.
CCAAAATCGGTTGCCAAATAAATATGATTGTCATAAAAGTTCACATCATTAATTGTCTTTGATGCAGTCATGATGGCATTCTTGATATCCGGTATGTTATAAACCTTTCCATCGTCGTACAGAATATCAATGTTCGCATTGGAATATATCACAACCAGATAATTTTTATCATAATTGTAATAGATATTCGATACCCCGGTATCACTCAGTTTATTGTTTTTATTATAGCCCTCTAACTCCTCGGTAACTTTATCGAAACTGAACAGAGAAATACCCGACACGAAATAGACTCGCTCCTCGGTATCCACTACCTTGACAGGATCGCCTATCGAAGAGTAGATTTGCCAGTTACCCACGGCCAGTTGTGCCCGAATCAAACACAGGCAAGACAATGCGATGATAGTTATTAATGCTAATATCCTCTTTGACATATCGATCGATTATAAAGTATTTAAAAACTCCGACAATTTTTTCACGGCCTTCGCCCGATGACTGATTTTATTCTTCTCCTCTTCCCCCATTTGGGCAAAAGTCTCTTCATACCCTTCGGGCACAAATACCGAGTCGTAACCAAACCCCGATGTTCCTCGACGCTCTTCTATAATTCGCCCGGCTATCTCTCCATAGAAAAGATGTTCTTTGCCTCCTAAAATCAACGCTATGCAGGTGACAAAACTTGCCTTACGATTGGTATTATCACCCAAATTGAACAGTAACTTGTCGATATTACGCTCCGAATTGGCAGGTTCTCCCG
It contains:
- a CDS encoding non-canonical purine NTP diphosphatase; this translates as MKRKLVFATNNKHKLEEITAIVGDKIEILSLNDIACHDDIPETADTFEGNALQKARYVKEKYEYDCFADDTGLLVEALHGEPGVYSARYAGEPANSERNIDKLLFNLGDNTNRKASFVTCIALILGGKEHLFYGEIAGRIIEERRGTSGFGYDSVFVPEGYEETFAQMGEEEKNKISHRAKAVKKLSEFLNTL